The genomic window TGAAGAGTATGATAAGTTAATAGAAACAGCAAAATCTTCAACAAAGGATGAAATTATAGTTGAAAACTATAAAAAAGCTCAAGAGGTATTAAGAGATAAACAAGCGGCTATTTATATTATGGATCCAAAACTTATAACTTCTTTAGATAAAAAAATTAGTGGATTTGAGTATTATCCATTACCATATATTAATTTTGCTAAAATGAATATTGGAGAATAAAATGTATTATCTTAAAAAAATATTTAAAATGATTTTTTCAGTATATTTAATAGGGACAATATCTTTTTTACTTTTAGAGTTTATTCCTGGAGATCCAGCATTAGCTATATTAGGAGTGGAAAGTTCTCCAGAAGATATAGCAATATTGAGAGAAACTTTAGGATTGAATAAAAGTTTTGCTCTAAGATATTTAGAGTGGATTAAAGGAGTATTGAGTGGAAATTTTGGAAATTCTTTTAAATATGGTGAACCAGTAACAAGTTTAATTATGGAAAGATTACCTTTAACTTTAGAGATAGCAGTTTTAACTATTTTTATAGTTTTAGTAGTTTCTATTCCAACTTCTTTTATTATACACAAGATAAAAAATAAAAGAGTGAAAAAGATTATAGACTTTTTAATAGGGTTATGTATTTCAATTCCTTCTTTTTGGTTAGGAATAATATTTATGTTTTTGTTTAGCGTAATTTTAAGATGGTTTTCAGTAGGATATAACAATACTCTAGCCTCTCTTATATTGCCATGTATAGTTATTGCTATACCAAATATTGGAGTTATAACTAGTTATATAAAAAATAATCTGGAGATAGAATTAAGAGAGGAATATATAAAATATCTATTTGTAAATGGAGTAAATAAATTTTGGTTAAATTTTTATATATTAAAAAATTCTATTATTCCAATAATCCCATTGATAGGAATAATGTTAATTGATTTAATAACAGGAGTAGTAATAATAGAGCAAATATTTTCAATTCCTGGAATTGGGAGATTGATGATAACAGCAGTTATAAATAGGGATCTACCTCTTGTTCAAGGTTTAATCTTCTATACATCTGTTGTTCTAGTGGTAATTAATTTTCTTATAGATATAGTTTACTCTATAATTGATCCAAGAATAAGGAGTGAGAGATAATGAAGAAGGGAAAATATATAATATTATTTATCATTCTAGTAATAGCTTGTATTTTCTTTTATCAAGATCCTTATGCTATGGAAGAAAGTAAAATTTTAGCATCTCCTAGTTTAGATAATTTATTGGGGTGTGACAATTTAGGAAGAGATATTTTTAGTAGACTTATATTAGGAAGTTTTTATACTTTATTAATAGCTTTTTTATCTATAAGTTTAGCTGTCTTAGTTGGAATTTTAATAGGAAGTATAGCAGGATATTATGGGAAAATTATAGATGGGATAATAGTTTCTTTAGTTGAGGTTATTATGTCTATTCCTGGAATATTAATAGCTTTAGGAATAATAATTATTTTAGGAACAGGATTTCACTCTCTTATAGTAGCTATTTTTGTAATATATATTCCAAGATGTGTTAATGTAGTTAGAGGATTGGTAAAAAAAGAAAAAAATATGGAGTACGTAATAGCAGCTAAAACATATGGTGTGTCAGATATAAAAATAATCTATAGGCATATTTTACCCAATATAATTAAATCTATTTTAGTAGCATTTACAACAGGTTTTGCAGGTGCTATTTTAACAGAGGCTGGACTTGGTTATTTGGGATTAGGAATACAACCACCATATCCTACTTGGGGAAATATCTTAAATCAATCACAATCATATTTTTTATCTGCTCCATGGTTTACAATTGCTCCAGGAATAGCAATAATTTTTACTGTATATCAAATAAAAAAATTGGAGAAAAGAGGTAGAAAGTATTGAAATTAATTGATATTAAAAATCTAAATTTAGAAAT from uncultured Fusobacterium sp. includes these protein-coding regions:
- a CDS encoding ABC transporter permease, whose translation is MYYLKKIFKMIFSVYLIGTISFLLLEFIPGDPALAILGVESSPEDIAILRETLGLNKSFALRYLEWIKGVLSGNFGNSFKYGEPVTSLIMERLPLTLEIAVLTIFIVLVVSIPTSFIIHKIKNKRVKKIIDFLIGLCISIPSFWLGIIFMFLFSVILRWFSVGYNNTLASLILPCIVIAIPNIGVITSYIKNNLEIELREEYIKYLFVNGVNKFWLNFYILKNSIIPIIPLIGIMLIDLITGVVIIEQIFSIPGIGRLMITAVINRDLPLVQGLIFYTSVVLVVINFLIDIVYSIIDPRIRSER
- a CDS encoding ABC transporter permease yields the protein MKKGKYIILFIILVIACIFFYQDPYAMEESKILASPSLDNLLGCDNLGRDIFSRLILGSFYTLLIAFLSISLAVLVGILIGSIAGYYGKIIDGIIVSLVEVIMSIPGILIALGIIIILGTGFHSLIVAIFVIYIPRCVNVVRGLVKKEKNMEYVIAAKTYGVSDIKIIYRHILPNIIKSILVAFTTGFAGAILTEAGLGYLGLGIQPPYPTWGNILNQSQSYFLSAPWFTIAPGIAIIFTVYQIKKLEKRGRKY